A genome region from Salvia splendens isolate huo1 chromosome 19, SspV2, whole genome shotgun sequence includes the following:
- the LOC121778682 gene encoding uncharacterized protein LOC121778682 isoform X4, translated as MTGGRCQRRRKGMAGGRGAAQAKVIGSNCGSPNLKREFTEKPSYSLEFTKLPPACRVELGLYTQAFKALSFRSPFDSEDSQVPTALVSSGNSLPSGVSHLLSRQSDSRKRHKKLHSSSEHKSSASGRSRGNNFWAKNEEYFRELTAEDVERLQRVSDLGCSSSEKCFLVPALNNDESLCNRYGMINGMLSRACEDSLNLENSVELNPGVKIEKEENGPCSMDIVDDDEVERRKELEIIEENGTGERLNSKEVTTSCSGVEWLLGSRNRIYLASERPSKKRKLFGKDAGLDKLLVARAVEGLESVCHYCSYGDIGDLLNKLIKCSSCGMVVHQKCYGVQEDVDNLWLCSWCKWRNIVDVSVEKPCLLCPKQGGALKPVLERGLGNENDESKSKFAHLFCCLWMPEVYLDNIGTTESIMNMDELKDTRRKIICYLCKVKHGTCVRCSNGSCRTSFHPICAREAKHRMEIWGKIRSDEVELRAFCSKHSEVQSDSGCQDIGDIPLTADLDLRKLNDVVLDGEDLVDSISSDNHPENGVALRTALRSADRNGNAVVDTCGPPNFSMVLKKLIDLGKVNAGDLASEIGVSADSLNTVLTENHMVPELQYKLLKWLKTHVHVGNLQKTLQVMIRSSLGSKPMLDVAEGVGDVSIEESDISDAVPVKSVPPRRRTKSSVWTMKDDNSCLSTDKTHNETTEGDACLSLLVGEHSNDVPSDSWPDESKTVLPDPQQQQDNSANNSIKIEDELRALLQCLSEDGPVGETKQSQAMDACSLVFRNGEVNHASYIHPFIYCKLMQTKSDMLEKVVFDQSAVLRDREVSQMKVSSSSGFGCNIDNLPAKSSDQTSSCEGLNIDQLPKARNLGILKLSPGDEVEGALIYYQQQLICNATMRKRISDDLISKVVRSLPQELDAAGKQKWDAVLVSQYNLELREAKKQGRKERRHKEAQAVLAAATAAAAASSRISSLRKDTLEDQHEDLHKNGSSDVRPGFYSKLNPRAKETTSRAAVVRSSSDVNSDSARSTSEFSKDHPRTCDVCRRPETALNPVLVCSSCKTTVHMDCYRSERSATGPWHCELCEDLFSSRGSGALATNSWEKPYYVAECGLCGGTSGAFRKSIGGQWIHALCAEWVLESTYKRGQVSPIVGMDNVSRGCDTCTVCRRKQGVCLKCSYGHCQTTFHPTCARSAGFYMTVRTNGDKLQHKAYCEKHSVEQKAKADTQKHGVEEFKSLKQVRVELERLRLLCERIIKREKLKRELVLCSHDILASSRDSVLSNLARHPFYQPEVSSESATTSVKGYTDGYRSSSEMIQRSDDISVDSTVAGKRRVKIPMSVDNDQRTEDSSTSQNVNSLKPPERQSFAGKKIPQRPSAKPRNPSNDTEKRTRSRKVRP; from the exons ATGACTGGCGGCAGATGCCAGAGGCGGAGGAAGGGCATGGCCGGTGGTAGGGGCGCCGCCCAGGCGAAGGTAATTGGTTCGAATTGCGGCAGCCCTAATTTGAAGCGGGAATTTACGGAAAAGCCCTCGTATTCTTTGGAATTTACGAAATTGCCCCCGGCTTGTAGAGTTGAGCTTGGTTTGTACACTCAAGCTTTCAAGGCGTTGTCGTTTCGTTCCCCTTTTGATTCAGAGGACTCTCAAGTGCCCACCGCGTTGGTTTCTAGTGGGAACAGTTTACCTAGTGGGGTGTCGCATTTGTTGAGTAGGCAGTCGGATAGTAGGAAACGGCACAAGAAGTTGCACTCGAGCTCAGAGCACAAGTCCTCAGCCTCGGGGAGGTCTCGGGGAAACAACTTTTGGGCGAAGAACGAGGAATATTTTCGTGAATTGACTGCTGAGGATGTCGAGAGGCTTCAGAGGGTTTCGGATCTTGGGTGTTCGAGCAGTGAGAAGTGTTTCTTAGTCCCAGCTTTGAATAATGATGAAAGTTTGTGTAACCGATATGGAATGATCAATGGGATGCTTTCAAGAGCCTGTGAGGACAGCTTGAACTTGGAAAATAGTGTTGAGTTGAACCCTGGCGTGAAGATTGAGAAAGAAGAGAATGGGCCTTGTTCTATGGatattgttgatgatgatgaagtagaaagaagaaaggaattGGAAATTATTGAAGAAAATGGTACCGGCGAAAGACTGAATAGCAAGGAAGTTACTACTTCTTGTAGTGGTGTAGAATGGCTTTTAGGTTCAAGGAACAGGATTTATTTGGCATCAGAGCGGCCCTCCAAGAAACGAAAGCTTTTTGGTAAAGATGCTGGGCTGGATAAGCTCCTTGTAGCACGTGCAGTTGAAGGTTTAGAGTCTGTGTGCCATTATTGTAGTTATGGTGACATTGGCGACCTCTTGAATAAGTTGATCAAGTGTTCTTCTTGTGGGATGGTGGTGCATCAAAAGTGTTATGGAGTTCAAGAAGATGTAGATAATTTGTGGTTATGCTCATGGTGTAAATGGAGGAATATTGTGGACGTGAGTGTAGAGAAACCATGTTTACTCTGTCCAAAGCAAGGCGGTGCCCTGAAGCCTGTGCTTGAAAGAGGACTTGGAAACGAGAATGACGAGTCTAAGTCGAAGTTTGCTCATTTATTTTGTTGCCTGTGGATGCCTGAGGTTTATCTTGATAACATTGGTACAACGGAGTCTATCATGAATATGGACGAATTGAAGGACACAAGAAGGAAGATAATTTGTTATTTGTGCAAGGTTAAGCACGGTACCTGTGTCCGATGCAGCAATG GATCGTGCAGAACATCGTTCCATCCTATTTGCGCAAGGGAAGCAAAACACAGAATGGAGATATGGGGCAAGATTAGATCTGATGAg GTTGAATTGCGTGCTTTTTGTTCAAAGCATTCTGAAGTCCAGTCTGACAGTGGCTGTCAAGATATTGGGGACATTCCGTTGACAG CTGATTTGGATCTTCGCAAGCTGAATGACGTTGTTCTGGATGGGGAGGACTTGGTAGATAGTATAAGTTCTGACAATCATCCAGAAAATGGAGTTGCACTGCGTACTGCTCTTCGTTCAGCAGATAGGAATGGCAATGCGGTCGTCGATACTTGCGGTCCTCCCAATTTCTCTATGGTTTTGAAGAAG TTGATTGATCTAGGGAAAGTCAACGCTGGAGATCTCGCCTCAGAGATTGGTGTTTCTGCTGATTCTTTAAACACAGTACTCACG GAAAATCACATGGTTCCTGAGTTACAATATAAATTACTTAAATGGTTGAAGACCCATGTTCATGTTGGGAACCTACAAAAGACTTTGCAAGTGATGATTAGATCATCTTTAGGATCAAAGCCCATGCTAGATGTAGCTGAAGGTGTTGGTGATGTTTCAATAGAGGAGTCTGATATCTCTGATGCTGTTCCAGTTAAATCTGTGCCACCTCGGAGAAGAACCAAAAGCAGTGTGTGGACTATGAAAGACGATAACTCATGCCTTTCAACTGACAAGACTCACAATGAAACAACTGAGGGCGATGCCTGTCTATCTCTTCTTGTTGGAGAACACTCCAATGACGTGCCAAGTGACTCCTGGCCGGATGAGTCCAAAACG GTTTTGCCCGATCCTCAGCAACAGCAAGATAATTCAGCaaataattctattaaaatTGAAG ACGAGCTCAGAGCTCTACTGCAGTGTCTCTCTGAAGATGGTCCGGTTGGGGAAACCAAACAATCTCAGGCGATGGATGCCTGTTCACTCGTTTTCAG AAATGGGGAAGTAAACCATGCTTCATACATCCATCCATTTATCTACTGTAAATTGATGCAGACCAAGAGTGACATGCTTGAAAAAGTTGTATTCGACCAGTCTGCAG TTTTGAGAGATCGTGAAGTTTCGCAGATGAAAGTATCTTCCAGTTCAGGTTTTGGTTGCAATATTGATAACCTTCCAGCTAAATCTTCTGACCAGACTTCTAGTTGTGAGGGTTTGAATATTGATCAATTGCCCAAGGCAAGAAACCTGGGTATATTAAAACTATCTCCTGGAGATGAAGTGGAAGGAGCGCTTATATATTATCAACAACAGCTTATTTGCAATGCTACTATGAGAAAACGAATAAGTG ATGATTTGATTTCAAAGGTTGTTAGGAGTCTTCCACAGGAGTTAGATGCTGCAGGAAAACAAAAATGGGATGCTGTTCTGGTTAGTCAGTATAATCTTGAGCTTAGAGAAGCCAAAAAGCAGGGAAGGAAAGAACGTCGGCATAAAGAAGCTCAAGCTGTACTGGCTGCTGCAACtgctgcagctgcagcttcctctAGAATATCATCACTTAGGAAGGACACACTAGAAGATCAACATGAG GATCTTCATAAGAATGGTTCATCTGATGTAAGACCTGGGTTCTACTCCAAGCTCAATCCTCGAGCAAAAGAGACTACTTCAAGGGCTGCTGTTGTGAGGTCTTCATCTGATGTGAACTCGGATTCTGCCCGGTCAACTTCTGAGTTCTCGAAAGACCATCCTAGGACATGTGACGTATGCAGACGTCCAGAGACTGCCTTGAATCCTGTCTTAGTTTGTTCAAGTTGCAAG ACTACAGTTCACATGGATTGCTACCGTAGTGAAAGAAGTGCCACTGGGCCATGGCACTGTGAATTGTGTGAGGACTTATTTTCTTCTCGGGGTTCTGGAGCTCTGGCAACAAATTCTTGGGAGAAGCCCTACTATGTTGCCGAATGTGGTCTATGTGGAGGCACTTCAGGTGCTTTTAGAAAGTCAATTGGTGGCCAATGGATACATGCCTTATGTGCTGAA TGGGTGTTAGAGTCAACATACAAAAGGGGACAAGTCAGCCCTATTGTGGGCATG GATAATGTCTCTAGGGGATGTGATACTTGCACTGTCTGCCGTCGAAAACAGGGTGTTTGCCTTAAG TGTAGTTACGGTCACTGTCAAACCACATTTCATCCTACTTGTGCTAGAAGTGCTGGTTTCTACATGACTGTGAGGACTAATGGTGACAAGTTGCAGCATAAGGCTTACTGTGAAAAGCACAGTGTTGAACAAAAAGCAAAG GCTGATACTCAGAAACATGGTGTGGAAGAGTTCAAGAGCCTTAAGCAAGTCAGG GTTGAATTGGAGAGATTGCGCCTTTTGTGCGAGAGAATTATAAAAAGGGAGAAATTGAAA CGTGAATTGGTTCTTTGCTCTCATGATATTCTTGCTTCAAGTCGAGACTCCGTTTTGTCTAATTTGGCTCGTCACCCATTTTACCAACCTGAAGTTAGTTCAGAATCTGCAACGACCTCCGTCAAAGGTTACACTGATGGTTACAGATCAAGCAGTGAAATGATTCAAAGATCAGATGACATATCGGTCGACAGCACAGTCGCTGGTAAGAGGCGTGTTAAAATCCCCATGTCTGTGGATAACGATCAGAGAACAGAGGACAGTTCAACATCGCAGAATGTCAATTCTCTGAAACCACCAGAGAGACAGTCTTTTGCTGGGAAGAAAATCCCCCAGAGACCTTCCGCCAAACCGAGGAATCCCTCCAATGACACTGAAAAACGAACGAGAAGTAGAAAAGTACGTCCATGA
- the LOC121778682 gene encoding uncharacterized protein LOC121778682 isoform X3, with translation MTGGRCQRRRKGMAGGRGAAQAKVIGSNCGSPNLKREFTEKPSYSLEFTKLPPACRVELGLYTQAFKALSFRSPFDSEDSQVPTALVSSGNSLPSGVSHLLSRQSDSRKRHKKLHSSSEHKSSASGRSRGNNFWAKNEEYFRELTAEDVERLQRVSDLGCSSSEKCFLVPALNNDESLCNRYGMINGMLSRACEDSLNLENSVELNPGVKIEKEENGPCSMDIVDDDEVERRKELEIIEENGTGERLNSKEVTTSCSGVEWLLGSRNRIYLASERPSKKRKLFGKDAGLDKLLVARAVEGLESVCHYCSYGDIGDLLNKLIKCSSCGMVVHQKCYGVQEDVDNLWLCSWCKWRNIVDVSVEKPCLLCPKQGGALKPVLERGLGNENDESKSKFAHLFCCLWMPEVYLDNIGTTESIMNMDELKDTRRKIICYLCKVKHGTCVRCSNGSCRTSFHPICAREAKHRMEIWGKIRSDEVELRAFCSKHSEVQSDSGCQDIGDIPLTADLDLRKLNDVVLDGEDLVDSISSDNHPENGVALRTALRSADRNGNAVVDTCGPPNFSMVLKKLIDLGKVNAGDLASEIGVSADSLNTVLTENHMVPELQYKLLKWLKTHVHVGNLQKTLQVMIRSSLGSKPMLDVAEGVGDVSIEESDISDAVPVKSVPPRRRTKSSVWTMKDDNSCLSTDKTHNETTEGDACLSLLVGEHSNDVPSDSWPDESKTVLPDPQQQQDNSANNSIKIEDELRALLQCLSEDGPVGETKQSQAMDACSLVFRNGEVNHASYIHPFIYCKLMQTKSDMLEKVVFDQSAVLRDREVSQMKVSSSSGFGCNIDNLPAKSSDQTSSCEGLNIDQLPKARNLGILKLSPGDEVEGALIYYQQQLICNATMRKRISDDLISKVVRSLPQELDAAGKQKWDAVLVSQYNLELREAKKQGRKERRHKEAQAVLAAATAAAAASSRISSLRKDTLEDQHEDLHKNGSSDVRPGFYSKLNPRAKETTSRAAVVRSSSDVNSDSARSTSEFSKDHPRTCDVCRRPETALNPVLVCSSCKTTVHMDCYRSERSATGPWHCELCEDLFSSRGSGALATNSWEKPYYVAECGLCGGTSGAFRKSIGGQWIHALCAEWVLESTYKRGQVSPIVGMDNVSRGCDTCTVCRRKQGVCLKCSYGHCQTTFHPTCARSAGFYMTVRTNGDKLQHKAYCEKHSVEQKAKADTQKHGVEEFKSLKQVRVELERLRLLCERIIKREKLKRELVLCSHDILASSRDSVLSNLARHPFYQPEVSSESATTSVKGYTDGYRSSSEMIQRSDDISVDSTVAGKRRVKIPMSVDNDQRTEDSSTSQNVNSLKPPERQSFAGKKIPQRPSAKPRNPSNDTEKRTRSRKDVPSS, from the exons ATGACTGGCGGCAGATGCCAGAGGCGGAGGAAGGGCATGGCCGGTGGTAGGGGCGCCGCCCAGGCGAAGGTAATTGGTTCGAATTGCGGCAGCCCTAATTTGAAGCGGGAATTTACGGAAAAGCCCTCGTATTCTTTGGAATTTACGAAATTGCCCCCGGCTTGTAGAGTTGAGCTTGGTTTGTACACTCAAGCTTTCAAGGCGTTGTCGTTTCGTTCCCCTTTTGATTCAGAGGACTCTCAAGTGCCCACCGCGTTGGTTTCTAGTGGGAACAGTTTACCTAGTGGGGTGTCGCATTTGTTGAGTAGGCAGTCGGATAGTAGGAAACGGCACAAGAAGTTGCACTCGAGCTCAGAGCACAAGTCCTCAGCCTCGGGGAGGTCTCGGGGAAACAACTTTTGGGCGAAGAACGAGGAATATTTTCGTGAATTGACTGCTGAGGATGTCGAGAGGCTTCAGAGGGTTTCGGATCTTGGGTGTTCGAGCAGTGAGAAGTGTTTCTTAGTCCCAGCTTTGAATAATGATGAAAGTTTGTGTAACCGATATGGAATGATCAATGGGATGCTTTCAAGAGCCTGTGAGGACAGCTTGAACTTGGAAAATAGTGTTGAGTTGAACCCTGGCGTGAAGATTGAGAAAGAAGAGAATGGGCCTTGTTCTATGGatattgttgatgatgatgaagtagaaagaagaaaggaattGGAAATTATTGAAGAAAATGGTACCGGCGAAAGACTGAATAGCAAGGAAGTTACTACTTCTTGTAGTGGTGTAGAATGGCTTTTAGGTTCAAGGAACAGGATTTATTTGGCATCAGAGCGGCCCTCCAAGAAACGAAAGCTTTTTGGTAAAGATGCTGGGCTGGATAAGCTCCTTGTAGCACGTGCAGTTGAAGGTTTAGAGTCTGTGTGCCATTATTGTAGTTATGGTGACATTGGCGACCTCTTGAATAAGTTGATCAAGTGTTCTTCTTGTGGGATGGTGGTGCATCAAAAGTGTTATGGAGTTCAAGAAGATGTAGATAATTTGTGGTTATGCTCATGGTGTAAATGGAGGAATATTGTGGACGTGAGTGTAGAGAAACCATGTTTACTCTGTCCAAAGCAAGGCGGTGCCCTGAAGCCTGTGCTTGAAAGAGGACTTGGAAACGAGAATGACGAGTCTAAGTCGAAGTTTGCTCATTTATTTTGTTGCCTGTGGATGCCTGAGGTTTATCTTGATAACATTGGTACAACGGAGTCTATCATGAATATGGACGAATTGAAGGACACAAGAAGGAAGATAATTTGTTATTTGTGCAAGGTTAAGCACGGTACCTGTGTCCGATGCAGCAATG GATCGTGCAGAACATCGTTCCATCCTATTTGCGCAAGGGAAGCAAAACACAGAATGGAGATATGGGGCAAGATTAGATCTGATGAg GTTGAATTGCGTGCTTTTTGTTCAAAGCATTCTGAAGTCCAGTCTGACAGTGGCTGTCAAGATATTGGGGACATTCCGTTGACAG CTGATTTGGATCTTCGCAAGCTGAATGACGTTGTTCTGGATGGGGAGGACTTGGTAGATAGTATAAGTTCTGACAATCATCCAGAAAATGGAGTTGCACTGCGTACTGCTCTTCGTTCAGCAGATAGGAATGGCAATGCGGTCGTCGATACTTGCGGTCCTCCCAATTTCTCTATGGTTTTGAAGAAG TTGATTGATCTAGGGAAAGTCAACGCTGGAGATCTCGCCTCAGAGATTGGTGTTTCTGCTGATTCTTTAAACACAGTACTCACG GAAAATCACATGGTTCCTGAGTTACAATATAAATTACTTAAATGGTTGAAGACCCATGTTCATGTTGGGAACCTACAAAAGACTTTGCAAGTGATGATTAGATCATCTTTAGGATCAAAGCCCATGCTAGATGTAGCTGAAGGTGTTGGTGATGTTTCAATAGAGGAGTCTGATATCTCTGATGCTGTTCCAGTTAAATCTGTGCCACCTCGGAGAAGAACCAAAAGCAGTGTGTGGACTATGAAAGACGATAACTCATGCCTTTCAACTGACAAGACTCACAATGAAACAACTGAGGGCGATGCCTGTCTATCTCTTCTTGTTGGAGAACACTCCAATGACGTGCCAAGTGACTCCTGGCCGGATGAGTCCAAAACG GTTTTGCCCGATCCTCAGCAACAGCAAGATAATTCAGCaaataattctattaaaatTGAAG ACGAGCTCAGAGCTCTACTGCAGTGTCTCTCTGAAGATGGTCCGGTTGGGGAAACCAAACAATCTCAGGCGATGGATGCCTGTTCACTCGTTTTCAG AAATGGGGAAGTAAACCATGCTTCATACATCCATCCATTTATCTACTGTAAATTGATGCAGACCAAGAGTGACATGCTTGAAAAAGTTGTATTCGACCAGTCTGCAG TTTTGAGAGATCGTGAAGTTTCGCAGATGAAAGTATCTTCCAGTTCAGGTTTTGGTTGCAATATTGATAACCTTCCAGCTAAATCTTCTGACCAGACTTCTAGTTGTGAGGGTTTGAATATTGATCAATTGCCCAAGGCAAGAAACCTGGGTATATTAAAACTATCTCCTGGAGATGAAGTGGAAGGAGCGCTTATATATTATCAACAACAGCTTATTTGCAATGCTACTATGAGAAAACGAATAAGTG ATGATTTGATTTCAAAGGTTGTTAGGAGTCTTCCACAGGAGTTAGATGCTGCAGGAAAACAAAAATGGGATGCTGTTCTGGTTAGTCAGTATAATCTTGAGCTTAGAGAAGCCAAAAAGCAGGGAAGGAAAGAACGTCGGCATAAAGAAGCTCAAGCTGTACTGGCTGCTGCAACtgctgcagctgcagcttcctctAGAATATCATCACTTAGGAAGGACACACTAGAAGATCAACATGAG GATCTTCATAAGAATGGTTCATCTGATGTAAGACCTGGGTTCTACTCCAAGCTCAATCCTCGAGCAAAAGAGACTACTTCAAGGGCTGCTGTTGTGAGGTCTTCATCTGATGTGAACTCGGATTCTGCCCGGTCAACTTCTGAGTTCTCGAAAGACCATCCTAGGACATGTGACGTATGCAGACGTCCAGAGACTGCCTTGAATCCTGTCTTAGTTTGTTCAAGTTGCAAG ACTACAGTTCACATGGATTGCTACCGTAGTGAAAGAAGTGCCACTGGGCCATGGCACTGTGAATTGTGTGAGGACTTATTTTCTTCTCGGGGTTCTGGAGCTCTGGCAACAAATTCTTGGGAGAAGCCCTACTATGTTGCCGAATGTGGTCTATGTGGAGGCACTTCAGGTGCTTTTAGAAAGTCAATTGGTGGCCAATGGATACATGCCTTATGTGCTGAA TGGGTGTTAGAGTCAACATACAAAAGGGGACAAGTCAGCCCTATTGTGGGCATG GATAATGTCTCTAGGGGATGTGATACTTGCACTGTCTGCCGTCGAAAACAGGGTGTTTGCCTTAAG TGTAGTTACGGTCACTGTCAAACCACATTTCATCCTACTTGTGCTAGAAGTGCTGGTTTCTACATGACTGTGAGGACTAATGGTGACAAGTTGCAGCATAAGGCTTACTGTGAAAAGCACAGTGTTGAACAAAAAGCAAAG GCTGATACTCAGAAACATGGTGTGGAAGAGTTCAAGAGCCTTAAGCAAGTCAGG GTTGAATTGGAGAGATTGCGCCTTTTGTGCGAGAGAATTATAAAAAGGGAGAAATTGAAA CGTGAATTGGTTCTTTGCTCTCATGATATTCTTGCTTCAAGTCGAGACTCCGTTTTGTCTAATTTGGCTCGTCACCCATTTTACCAACCTGAAGTTAGTTCAGAATCTGCAACGACCTCCGTCAAAGGTTACACTGATGGTTACAGATCAAGCAGTGAAATGATTCAAAGATCAGATGACATATCGGTCGACAGCACAGTCGCTGGTAAGAGGCGTGTTAAAATCCCCATGTCTGTGGATAACGATCAGAGAACAGAGGACAGTTCAACATCGCAGAATGTCAATTCTCTGAAACCACCAGAGAGACAGTCTTTTGCTGGGAAGAAAATCCCCCAGAGACCTTCCGCCAAACCGAGGAATCCCTCCAATGACACTGAAAAACGAACGAGAAGTAGAAAA GATGTGCCTTCTTCTTAA